One Nonomuraea angiospora DNA segment encodes these proteins:
- a CDS encoding DUF2397 family protein: MRRAIDFSDGDVAGFIAYKERLIDYINRFIADLANSGARIATLLGELEKGDHDRLLRLAARREAADAAGAGREAFQWLRHRQCQRDAHRHTHQTGDATTRLHRPLRAARQVRREPPRIPAQKHLAHQSHRYGRDCHHDAPSSGSGS; this comes from the coding sequence TTGCGGCGCGCGATCGACTTCTCCGATGGCGACGTGGCGGGGTTCATCGCCTACAAGGAACGGCTGATCGACTACATCAACCGCTTCATCGCCGACCTCGCCAACTCCGGTGCGCGGATCGCCACGCTCCTGGGCGAACTGGAGAAAGGCGACCATGATCGGCTGCTGCGGCTGGCCGCGCGACGGGAGGCCGCCGACGCGGCCGGTGCCGGTCGTGAGGCGTTCCAGTGGCTGCGCCACCGCCAGTGCCAGCGCGACGCCCACCGTCACACTCACCAGACAGGCGACGCAACCACGCGCCTGCACCGCCCCCTGAGAGCGGCGCGACAGGTTCGCCGTGAACCACCGCGTATACCGGCGCAGAAGCACCTCGCCCACCAGAGCCACCGCTACGGCCGCGACTGTCACCACGACGCTCCATCGTCGGGGAGCGGCAGTTGA
- a CDS encoding ClpP family protease has product MSQESKLPLFNQRMRRELYEQRVLVLDGPLDDDNGTLLATQLMALATQDASADIALWIHSPGGSVPSMLAIRDIIRLIPCDVSTLVLGIAYSAGQFLLSSGARGKRRALPHARVLMHQGSAGIGGTAVDIELQAGDLRHTRDTVLGLIAEDTGQPVERIFEDSLHDRWYTAQEALDYGFIDAIVQTFDEVAPHNRPRPGFGITEGVGK; this is encoded by the coding sequence ATGAGCCAAGAATCGAAACTTCCTCTGTTCAACCAGCGGATGAGACGCGAGCTTTACGAGCAGCGTGTTCTCGTTCTCGACGGCCCTCTCGACGACGACAACGGGACACTGCTGGCCACGCAACTGATGGCACTCGCCACCCAGGACGCGTCGGCCGATATCGCATTGTGGATTCACTCCCCGGGCGGCTCGGTCCCCTCGATGCTGGCGATTCGCGACATCATTCGCCTCATTCCCTGTGACGTATCGACCCTCGTGCTGGGCATCGCTTACAGCGCCGGGCAGTTCCTGCTTTCGTCGGGGGCCCGAGGCAAGCGCCGCGCCCTGCCGCACGCACGCGTCCTGATGCACCAGGGCTCGGCGGGAATCGGTGGCACCGCGGTCGACATCGAACTGCAGGCCGGCGACCTCCGGCATACTCGCGACACGGTGCTCGGTCTTATCGCCGAGGACACGGGCCAGCCCGTCGAGCGCATATTCGAGGATTCTCTGCACGATCGTTGGTACACAGCGCAAGAGGCGCTCGACTACGGTTTCATAGATGCGATCGTGCAGACCTTCGACGAAGTCGCGCCTCACAATCGCCCGCGGCCCGGATTCGGCATCACCGAAGGAGTCGGCAAGTGA
- a CDS encoding ClpP family protease encodes MTTYTIPNVIAQNPRGERIMDVYSHLLTERIVYLGTAIDAGVANALIAQLIFLESDNPDAEIQFYINCEGGDPSAMLAIYDTMRHIRPRVSTTCVGQAVAVGAVLLAAGAEGKRAALPHARVILHQPAAQGRGTIPDLILQADEVVRVRADIERILSRHTGQTIETLRADTDHDRVFTATAALEYGLLDQIIEEHS; translated from the coding sequence GTGACCACATATACGATACCGAACGTCATCGCGCAGAATCCTCGCGGCGAGCGGATCATGGATGTCTACTCGCACCTGCTCACCGAGCGAATCGTTTATCTGGGCACCGCGATCGACGCGGGCGTCGCCAACGCGCTCATCGCGCAGCTGATTTTTCTGGAGTCGGACAACCCCGATGCCGAAATACAGTTCTATATCAACTGCGAAGGTGGTGACCCGAGTGCGATGCTCGCGATATACGACACCATGCGCCATATCCGCCCGCGGGTTTCGACAACCTGCGTCGGACAAGCCGTCGCGGTCGGTGCCGTCCTTCTCGCCGCGGGTGCCGAGGGAAAACGTGCCGCACTCCCCCACGCACGCGTGATCCTGCACCAACCAGCCGCTCAGGGGCGCGGAACGATCCCCGACCTCATCTTGCAGGCCGACGAGGTTGTACGAGTCCGGGCAGACATCGAGCGCATCCTGTCACGGCACACCGGCCAGACGATCGAGACCCTACGCGCCGACACCGATCACGATCGCGTGTTCACCGCGACCGCGGCCTTGGAGTACGGGCTCCTCGATCAGATCATCGAGGAGCACTCATAG
- a CDS encoding helix-turn-helix domain-containing protein — protein MASSIPQPSSISPLRPAIDRTALKPSPAREPLWRQVLGECLRGLRQQRGEKLSETAARAGVSPQYLSEMERGVKEPSSEMIAAVAGALDVTLIDLTLAVAESLRSAQPSGSRGAVCSAAYALAA, from the coding sequence ATGGCCTCCTCCATCCCGCAGCCATCTTCCATCTCGCCGCTACGTCCAGCGATCGATCGGACCGCCCTCAAGCCCTCTCCGGCGCGCGAGCCGCTGTGGCGGCAGGTGCTCGGTGAGTGTCTGAGGGGCCTTCGTCAACAGCGGGGCGAGAAGTTGAGTGAGACGGCGGCTCGCGCCGGAGTCTCGCCGCAATATCTCTCCGAGATGGAACGAGGCGTCAAAGAGCCGTCGAGTGAAATGATCGCCGCGGTCGCCGGCGCGCTGGATGTGACCCTGATCGATCTGACTCTTGCTGTCGCAGAGAGTTTGCGGTCTGCTCAGCCCAGCGGGTCGAGGGGTGCTGTCTGCTCGGCGGCTTATGCTCTGGCCGCTTAG
- a CDS encoding NADH-quinone oxidoreductase subunit B family protein, with protein MRLWRKIAKTGRVAEPAPRRDGGEPSAKAAELAGSVQIRHVDAGSCNGCEVEIASAFGPVYDAERYGARLVASPRHADALLVTGPVTRNMEVALRRTHDAVAEPRLVIALGDCARDCGAFAGAYGVAGAVSDVVPVDVEVPGCPPEPEAIVAALRGLTGR; from the coding sequence ATGAGGTTGTGGCGGAAGATCGCGAAAACGGGCCGGGTGGCCGAACCCGCGCCACGGCGCGACGGCGGTGAGCCGTCGGCGAAGGCGGCGGAGCTGGCCGGATCGGTGCAGATCAGGCATGTGGACGCGGGTTCGTGCAACGGGTGTGAGGTGGAGATCGCCTCGGCGTTCGGCCCGGTCTACGACGCCGAGCGATACGGCGCACGGCTGGTGGCTTCGCCGCGGCACGCGGACGCCCTCCTCGTGACCGGGCCGGTGACCCGCAACATGGAGGTGGCGCTGCGCCGCACCCATGACGCGGTTGCTGAGCCGCGGCTGGTGATCGCGCTGGGTGACTGCGCACGCGACTGCGGAGCGTTCGCCGGGGCCTATGGGGTGGCCGGGGCGGTGAGCGACGTGGTGCCGGTGGATGTGGAGGTGCCGGGGTGCCCGCCGGAGCCTGAGGCGATCGTGGCGGCGTTGCGGGGGCTGACCGGGCGATGA
- a CDS encoding proton-conducting transporter transmembrane domain-containing protein, with the protein MNVVGTLFTVALSCCAVAALAALVAPPRARLHLAGWCTAAAGAAGAAAGVAAVVVAGAGQLWSAWLPELLPLAGVRLALDPLGGVFVAITGVVTVCAAIYGIGYCAHGLDGRVFQAVLPLFVAAMLVVPAAASVSTFLLAWELMATSSLVLLLAEHRRRAAVGRAGLWYAVMTHLGLVTILAGLVTFAAGAGGESFEQLRAATLPPAAKTVAFLATFAGFASKAGIVPLHVWLPRAYPEAPSHVSALMSAAMVNMGAYGVVRVGLDLLHVGPAWWWLLVLAAGAASALFGILQAIVTSDLKRLLAYSSTENLGLVLVGVGAAGFFAASHLSVVAALALAAALLHVVNHAAFKTVLFLSAGSVLHATGTRDLDALGGLRTRMPYTTVVFAVGALCASALPPGNAFVSEWLLLQSLIHAVPGAGVVGVVTMPLAVGVIALSAGLAVATFVKAFGVGFLARPRSAQAERASESPLAMLGATALAASGCAALALTPTLVVPALGGAVGVVFPGREVVSGELALRLAGVSGVISPLLIALALMAAVVAVLGLVRVMAARRARRAARLWDCGAGPMSARMEYTATSFAEPLQRVFDNVLAPESDVAVTPVKESAYLVERVRFQARVPDRIEHRLYDPLIAAVTVLGLGARKLATGSVHRYLGYGFWALTGALIVLVVLW; encoded by the coding sequence ATGAACGTGGTCGGCACACTGTTCACGGTGGCGCTGTCCTGCTGCGCGGTGGCCGCTCTGGCCGCCTTGGTGGCGCCGCCGCGGGCGCGGCTGCATCTGGCGGGCTGGTGCACGGCGGCCGCGGGGGCCGCAGGAGCGGCGGCGGGTGTGGCGGCCGTTGTGGTTGCCGGCGCCGGTCAGCTCTGGTCGGCCTGGCTGCCGGAGCTGCTGCCGCTGGCCGGGGTGCGGCTGGCCCTCGACCCGCTGGGCGGGGTGTTCGTCGCGATCACCGGGGTGGTGACGGTGTGCGCGGCGATCTACGGGATCGGCTACTGCGCTCACGGCCTGGACGGGCGAGTGTTCCAGGCCGTGCTGCCGCTGTTCGTGGCGGCCATGCTGGTGGTGCCGGCCGCGGCCAGCGTGAGCACGTTCCTGCTGGCCTGGGAGCTGATGGCCACCTCATCGCTGGTGCTGCTGCTGGCCGAGCACCGGCGGCGGGCGGCGGTGGGGCGGGCCGGGTTGTGGTACGCGGTCATGACCCACCTCGGCCTGGTGACGATCCTGGCCGGGTTGGTCACGTTCGCCGCCGGGGCCGGTGGGGAGAGCTTCGAGCAGTTGCGCGCCGCCACGCTGCCACCGGCCGCCAAGACGGTGGCGTTCCTGGCGACGTTCGCCGGGTTCGCCTCCAAGGCCGGCATCGTTCCGCTGCATGTGTGGCTGCCGCGCGCGTACCCGGAAGCGCCGAGTCACGTGTCGGCGCTGATGAGCGCGGCGATGGTGAACATGGGTGCCTACGGCGTCGTCCGGGTCGGGCTGGATCTGCTGCACGTCGGCCCGGCCTGGTGGTGGCTGCTGGTGCTGGCGGCGGGCGCGGCGTCGGCGCTGTTCGGAATCTTGCAGGCGATCGTGACCTCGGATCTGAAGCGGCTGCTGGCCTACTCCTCGACGGAGAACCTGGGCCTGGTGCTGGTCGGGGTGGGCGCGGCGGGATTCTTCGCCGCGTCACACCTGTCCGTGGTGGCGGCATTGGCGCTGGCCGCGGCGCTGCTGCATGTGGTCAACCATGCCGCGTTCAAGACGGTGTTGTTCCTGTCGGCGGGCTCGGTGCTGCACGCCACGGGCACCCGCGACCTGGACGCGCTGGGCGGGCTGCGCACTCGGATGCCGTACACCACTGTCGTGTTCGCCGTCGGGGCGTTGTGTGCCTCGGCGCTGCCGCCCGGCAACGCTTTCGTCAGCGAGTGGCTGCTGTTGCAGAGCCTGATCCACGCCGTACCCGGTGCCGGGGTGGTGGGTGTGGTGACGATGCCGCTGGCCGTAGGGGTGATCGCGCTGTCGGCAGGGCTGGCGGTGGCCACCTTCGTCAAGGCGTTCGGCGTGGGCTTTCTGGCCCGGCCCCGCAGCGCGCAGGCCGAGCGGGCGAGCGAGAGCCCACTGGCCATGCTCGGTGCGACGGCGCTCGCCGCATCGGGCTGCGCGGCCCTGGCGCTGACGCCCACGCTGGTCGTACCCGCGCTCGGCGGGGCTGTCGGCGTGGTGTTCCCGGGACGGGAGGTGGTGAGCGGGGAGCTGGCGCTGAGGCTGGCGGGCGTCTCGGGGGTGATCTCGCCGCTGCTGATCGCCCTCGCCCTCATGGCAGCTGTCGTCGCGGTACTGGGTCTGGTACGGGTGATGGCGGCGCGGCGGGCCCGGCGAGCCGCCCGGCTGTGGGACTGCGGCGCCGGGCCGATGTCGGCCCGGATGGAGTACACCGCGACGTCGTTCGCCGAGCCGTTGCAGCGGGTCTTCGACAACGTGCTGGCCCCCGAAAGCGATGTGGCCGTCACCCCGGTGAAGGAGTCGGCCTACTTGGTGGAACGCGTGCGCTTTCAGGCGCGGGTGCCGGACCGGATCGAGCACCGGCTCTACGATCCGCTGATCGCCGCCGTGACTGTGCTCGGGCTCGGTGCCCGCAAGCTCGCGACCGGCAGCGTGCACCGCTATCTCGGCTACGGGTTCTGGGCGCTGACCGGAGCGCTGATCGTCCTGGTGGTGCTGTGGTGA
- a CDS encoding respiratory chain complex I subunit 1 family protein: protein MSVVGATLQVVFVGVGAPLLVGVMRQARARLEGRAGAGIRQPWRDLRKLMRKQAITPHGTGWVFRAAPLLLAGTTLVVAAVVPLVTTDSPLDGVADLFAVTALLALGSVALALGALDTGTAFGGMGASREMTVLALVEPTILVSTFALSIKAGSTSLGAIVTATADNPLSVISPVSVLAAIALAIVTIAETGRIPLDNPSTHLELTMIHEAMVLEYAGPDLALVEWASAMRLSVLLGLLAGLFFPLGIAGADAGPLALAVASIALVLKVGVLGVVLAVGEVFMAKLRLFRVPELLAGSFLLALLAVAASFFLA from the coding sequence ATGAGCGTGGTCGGGGCGACGTTGCAGGTGGTCTTCGTCGGGGTCGGCGCCCCGCTGCTGGTGGGGGTGATGCGGCAGGCCCGCGCCCGGCTTGAGGGACGCGCTGGGGCCGGCATCCGGCAGCCCTGGCGAGATCTGCGCAAGCTGATGCGCAAACAGGCGATCACGCCGCACGGCACCGGCTGGGTGTTCCGCGCCGCGCCACTGCTGTTGGCCGGCACCACGCTGGTGGTCGCCGCGGTGGTGCCGCTGGTGACCACGGACTCGCCGCTGGACGGTGTCGCCGACCTGTTCGCGGTGACCGCGCTGCTCGCCTTGGGGTCGGTGGCGCTGGCACTCGGCGCGCTGGACACCGGCACGGCGTTCGGCGGGATGGGCGCCAGCCGGGAGATGACCGTGCTGGCGCTGGTGGAGCCGACGATACTGGTGTCGACCTTCGCGCTGTCGATCAAGGCCGGCTCCACCAGTCTGGGCGCGATCGTCACCGCGACAGCGGACAACCCGCTGTCGGTGATCTCTCCGGTGAGCGTACTGGCCGCGATCGCCCTGGCGATCGTCACGATCGCCGAGACCGGGCGGATCCCGCTGGACAACCCGTCCACGCATCTGGAACTGACGATGATCCATGAGGCGATGGTGCTGGAGTACGCCGGTCCGGACCTGGCGCTGGTCGAGTGGGCCTCAGCCATGCGGTTGTCGGTGCTGCTGGGTCTGCTGGCCGGCCTGTTCTTCCCGCTGGGGATCGCAGGCGCGGACGCGGGGCCGCTCGCGCTGGCGGTGGCGTCGATCGCGCTCGTGCTGAAGGTGGGGGTGCTGGGAGTGGTCTTGGCGGTCGGTGAGGTGTTCATGGCCAAGTTGCGATTGTTCCGCGTTCCTGAGCTGCTGGCCGGTTCGTTCCTGTTGGCGCTGCTGGCCGTGGCCGCTTCCTTCTTCCTGGCGTGA
- a CDS encoding proton-conducting transporter transmembrane domain-containing protein, with translation MDSLLVIAPVAVPVAAACLYAVLGWNRITAWLGTLSAAGLLACAIALSTAGRHDALGGLLVSDALSAFMLLVIGAVALLAMAASPAYLVTELAAGHTGPRAMRRYGVLTQAFIATMALAVLASSLGLLLVAIEATTILTALLVGHRRTRQATEAAWKYVVICSVGIALALLGIVIAYYAGTHAGVASLDWAVLAEHAGRLDPGVMRVAVMLLVLGFGAKAGLAPMHAWLPDAHSQAPAPVSALMSGALLSVAFYAILRVKVIADAALGAGFTRALLLIVALASLTVAALLLIGQRDYKRLLAYSSIEHMGLLALGAAIGNSLALVAVLLHILGHGLGKSVLFLSAGQLHQALGSSRIHATGGLLARAPLLAGVFALGLLALLGLPPFSLFASELGIARAGFDAGLGWAVTAALVLMLLIVAAIGRHTRRMLLGGEPGEAGSLSVLPRTVAAPLVAGLAACAVLGITLGPLQPLLQAAAAIAGATP, from the coding sequence ATGGACAGCCTGCTGGTGATCGCTCCAGTCGCGGTGCCGGTGGCCGCCGCGTGCCTGTACGCCGTGCTCGGTTGGAACCGGATCACCGCCTGGCTGGGCACGCTGTCCGCGGCCGGGCTGCTGGCCTGCGCCATCGCCTTGAGCACGGCAGGCAGGCACGACGCTCTGGGCGGGCTGCTGGTCAGTGACGCGCTCAGCGCCTTCATGCTGCTCGTGATCGGCGCGGTCGCGCTGCTGGCGATGGCCGCCAGCCCCGCCTACCTGGTGACCGAGCTCGCCGCCGGGCACACCGGCCCGCGCGCGATGCGCCGCTACGGGGTGCTGACCCAGGCTTTCATCGCCACGATGGCGCTGGCCGTCCTGGCCTCCAGCCTGGGCCTGCTGCTGGTCGCCATCGAGGCCACCACCATCCTGACCGCCCTCCTGGTCGGACACCGGCGCACCCGCCAGGCCACCGAGGCCGCGTGGAAATACGTGGTCATCTGCTCGGTCGGCATCGCGCTCGCGCTGCTCGGCATCGTCATCGCCTACTACGCCGGCACCCACGCCGGCGTGGCCTCCCTCGACTGGGCGGTGCTGGCCGAGCACGCCGGCCGGCTGGATCCCGGGGTGATGCGTGTCGCGGTCATGCTGCTCGTGCTCGGGTTCGGTGCCAAAGCCGGGCTGGCGCCGATGCACGCCTGGCTGCCCGACGCGCACAGCCAGGCCCCGGCCCCGGTGTCGGCGCTGATGTCAGGGGCACTGCTGTCGGTGGCGTTCTACGCCATCCTGCGCGTCAAGGTCATCGCCGACGCGGCGCTCGGCGCCGGCTTCACCCGGGCACTGCTCCTCATCGTGGCACTGGCCTCCCTGACGGTGGCCGCGCTGCTGCTGATCGGCCAGCGAGACTACAAGCGGCTCCTGGCCTATTCCAGCATCGAGCACATGGGCCTGCTCGCTCTCGGCGCGGCCATCGGCAACAGCCTCGCCCTGGTCGCGGTCCTGCTGCACATTCTCGGGCACGGGCTCGGCAAGTCGGTGTTGTTCCTGTCCGCCGGGCAGCTACACCAGGCACTCGGCAGCAGCCGGATCCACGCCACCGGCGGTCTTTTGGCCAGGGCGCCCCTGCTCGCCGGAGTGTTCGCGCTCGGGTTGCTGGCCTTGCTCGGCCTGCCTCCGTTCAGCCTGTTCGCCAGCGAACTGGGCATCGCGCGGGCTGGCTTCGACGCCGGGCTGGGCTGGGCTGTAACGGCAGCGCTGGTACTGATGCTCCTCATCGTCGCCGCCATCGGGCGCCACACCCGGCGGATGCTGCTGGGCGGAGAGCCAGGCGAGGCCGGCAGCCTGAGCGTGCTGCCGCGCACCGTGGCCGCCCCTCTGGTCGCGGGCCTGGCCGCCTGCGCCGTCCTGGGCATCACCCTCGGGCCGCTGCAACCCTTGCTGCAGGCCGCCGCCGCCATCGCCGGAGCAACGCCATGA
- a CDS encoding hydrogenase large subunit: MSIRTVADISPGELLEHATRLLTAGHRLALVSARQETAGFALVYLFVAGSQDRRTELRLRLQGDQPEVPSLAQQSFPAGRFEREIHDLYGITPLGHPLLRRLVRHHHWPRGWYPMRADAGPPPSFGDPEGPYPFVTVEGQGVYEIPVGPVHAGLIEPGHFRFSVVGETIIKLKARLWFVHKGIEKLFEGRRPADGLELAERVSGDTCVGHALAYCLAVEEATQTPVTARAQRDRAVLLELERLYNHVTDLGALCNDVAFAILHAHAGRIREQLLRLNAEVTGHRLLRGGVRLGGADLKTLPDPGRLHAIGADMAEIIELALRHTVVADRFAGTAVLSCDAARDLGTLGYVARASGLDLDARRDHPFTGLGDFTPARRTTGDVLARFQIRAEEIAASIALITHLVDGPIAADASAGEGSSSGVGLVEGWRGTIAHRIELAPDDTLARVKIVDPSFFNWPALPVALNSAIVPDFPLVNKSFNLSYAGNDL, translated from the coding sequence ATGAGCATCCGCACTGTCGCCGACATCAGCCCCGGCGAGCTACTCGAGCACGCCACCCGGCTGCTCACCGCCGGCCACCGGCTGGCGCTGGTCTCCGCGCGCCAGGAGACGGCCGGGTTCGCTCTGGTGTACCTGTTCGTCGCCGGCAGCCAGGATCGCCGTACCGAGCTGCGCCTCCGTCTTCAGGGCGATCAGCCGGAGGTGCCCAGCCTCGCCCAGCAGTCCTTCCCCGCAGGCCGGTTCGAGCGGGAGATCCACGACCTGTACGGGATCACCCCACTCGGCCACCCACTCCTCAGGCGGCTCGTGCGCCACCACCACTGGCCACGCGGCTGGTACCCGATGCGCGCCGACGCCGGGCCGCCGCCCTCCTTCGGCGACCCCGAGGGCCCCTACCCGTTCGTCACCGTGGAGGGCCAGGGCGTCTATGAGATCCCCGTCGGGCCTGTCCACGCCGGACTCATCGAACCGGGGCATTTCCGCTTCTCCGTGGTCGGCGAGACCATCATCAAGCTCAAGGCCCGGCTCTGGTTCGTGCACAAGGGCATCGAGAAGCTCTTCGAAGGCCGCCGGCCCGCCGACGGGCTGGAGTTGGCCGAACGCGTCAGCGGCGACACCTGCGTCGGTCACGCCCTGGCCTACTGCCTGGCCGTGGAGGAAGCCACCCAGACCCCCGTGACCGCGCGGGCGCAGCGGGACCGGGCCGTGCTGCTGGAGCTGGAACGCCTCTACAACCACGTCACCGACCTGGGCGCGCTCTGCAACGACGTGGCCTTCGCCATCCTGCACGCACACGCGGGGCGCATCCGTGAACAGCTCCTGCGCCTCAACGCCGAGGTCACTGGGCACCGGCTGCTGCGTGGCGGCGTCCGCCTCGGCGGCGCCGATCTGAAGACCCTGCCCGATCCCGGGCGGCTGCACGCCATCGGCGCCGACATGGCCGAGATCATCGAACTCGCCCTGCGGCACACTGTCGTCGCCGACCGCTTCGCAGGCACCGCCGTCCTGTCCTGTGACGCCGCCCGCGACCTCGGCACGCTCGGCTACGTGGCCCGCGCCAGCGGCCTCGATCTCGATGCCCGCCGCGACCATCCGTTCACCGGCCTCGGCGATTTCACCCCCGCCCGCCGCACCACCGGGGACGTGCTGGCCCGCTTCCAGATCCGGGCCGAGGAGATCGCCGCGTCCATCGCGCTGATCACGCACCTGGTCGACGGGCCCATCGCGGCGGACGCGTCCGCGGGCGAGGGATCTTCCTCAGGCGTGGGCCTCGTCGAGGGATGGCGCGGCACGATCGCCCATCGCATCGAGCTCGCCCCTGACGACACCCTCGCCCGCGTGAAGATCGTCGATCCGTCCTTCTTCAACTGGCCCGCTCTTCCAGTGGCGCTCAACAGCGCGATCGTCCCCGACTTTCCCCTGGTGAACAAGAGCTTCAACCTGTCCTACGCCGGCAACGACCTCTGA
- a CDS encoding HIT family protein, producing MAETCTFCGIVAGEIPAEIVYSDEHVVAFLDISQATRGHTLVVPREHCRDLTDIDPDRAGLLMRGAVHTAALLRRALEPGGMNIWHATGPMAWQTVFHFHLHLLPRYTPEDLTQAWTHRELPLSSLSPLADHIRTAAAS from the coding sequence ATGGCCGAAACCTGTACATTCTGCGGCATCGTTGCTGGGGAGATCCCCGCGGAGATCGTCTACTCCGACGAGCACGTGGTCGCCTTCCTTGACATCTCGCAGGCGACTCGAGGTCACACCCTGGTCGTCCCCCGCGAGCACTGTCGCGACCTGACCGACATCGACCCGGACCGCGCGGGCCTGCTGATGCGGGGTGCTGTGCACACCGCAGCCCTCCTGCGGCGTGCGCTGGAACCGGGCGGAATGAACATCTGGCACGCCACCGGCCCTATGGCCTGGCAGACCGTGTTCCACTTCCACCTTCACCTGCTTCCCCGCTACACCCCCGAGGATCTCACGCAGGCATGGACACATCGGGAACTGCCGTTGTCGTCGCTGTCGCCACTGGCCGATCACATCAGAACCGCCGCGGCGTCCTGA
- a CDS encoding GNAT family N-acetyltransferase → MVNRDGQAAALDDPVGESLRGHHAHLARRLGRATTYLPEVATFSAVTADPGPQEWADLAQLLGRGEFADMFSCAATPPSDWQPVFVLEGRQMIWPGGSRLDRSHGESVTGVVELGADSVPEMLDLVARAQPGPFWPRTHELGAYLGIHDNGTLVAMAGERLRPPGWTEISAVCTAPEARGRGHAARLITALVARISARDERPFLHVVEANTDAIALYERLGFETRKHVTFRGFRTP, encoded by the coding sequence ATGGTGAACCGCGACGGCCAGGCCGCTGCACTCGACGACCCGGTGGGTGAATCACTGCGCGGTCACCACGCACACCTCGCCCGCCGGCTTGGACGGGCTACCACCTACCTGCCGGAAGTGGCGACCTTCTCCGCGGTAACCGCCGACCCGGGCCCGCAGGAGTGGGCCGACCTCGCCCAGCTGCTGGGGCGAGGCGAGTTCGCCGACATGTTCAGCTGCGCCGCCACACCGCCGTCGGACTGGCAACCGGTCTTCGTCCTCGAAGGCCGCCAGATGATCTGGCCCGGCGGCAGCCGGCTCGATCGCTCACATGGCGAGAGCGTCACCGGTGTGGTCGAGCTGGGCGCGGACAGCGTGCCCGAGATGCTCGACCTCGTCGCGCGGGCCCAGCCGGGACCGTTCTGGCCGCGCACCCACGAGCTCGGCGCCTATCTCGGCATCCACGACAACGGCACGCTGGTGGCGATGGCCGGCGAACGACTCCGACCACCGGGATGGACCGAGATCAGCGCCGTCTGCACCGCTCCCGAGGCACGCGGGCGAGGCCATGCCGCCCGCCTGATCACTGCGCTCGTCGCGCGTATCTCCGCTCGCGACGAACGTCCCTTCCTGCACGTGGTCGAGGCCAACACCGACGCGATCGCCCTCTACGAGCGGCTCGGCTTCGAAACCCGCAAGCACGTGACCTTCCGGGGATTCCGCACACCGTGA
- a CDS encoding NADP-dependent oxidoreductase, whose protein sequence is MKAIVVTDQAAGTAGMTLAERPEPQAALNDVVVQVHASGFVPTEMAWPSTWTDRLGRDRTPSIPGHELAGVVTALGYGTTGLSVGQRVFGLTDWTRDGTLAEYVAVEARNLAPLPGDVDFTVGASLPISGLTAWQGLFEHGRLQAGQSVLVHGAAGAVGSTVTQLAREAGAYVIGTGRAADRQKALDFGGQEFVDLENDALEDVGDVDLVFDVIGGDIGRRSAGLIRAGGTLVSVVGPPEARPADGLAIDFVVEPDRAQLSEIVQRVRDGRLRTNIGNVATLDDAVAALNPTERRKGKTVIRVRP, encoded by the coding sequence ATGAAGGCGATTGTGGTGACGGACCAGGCCGCAGGAACGGCCGGGATGACACTGGCGGAACGGCCCGAGCCGCAGGCGGCGCTGAACGACGTCGTCGTTCAGGTTCATGCGTCGGGATTCGTCCCGACTGAGATGGCGTGGCCCTCGACCTGGACCGATCGCCTCGGCCGTGACCGAACACCGTCGATCCCTGGACACGAGCTGGCCGGAGTGGTCACCGCCCTCGGCTATGGCACGACGGGGCTGTCGGTGGGACAGCGGGTGTTCGGCCTCACGGACTGGACCCGCGACGGCACCCTGGCGGAGTATGTGGCCGTCGAGGCACGCAACCTCGCACCGCTGCCCGGCGACGTCGACTTCACGGTGGGCGCGAGCCTGCCGATCTCGGGACTGACCGCGTGGCAGGGACTGTTCGAGCACGGCCGTCTTCAGGCAGGGCAGAGCGTCCTCGTGCACGGCGCGGCCGGCGCAGTCGGGTCGACGGTGACGCAACTCGCACGAGAGGCCGGCGCCTACGTCATCGGCACCGGACGCGCCGCCGACCGTCAAAAAGCGCTCGACTTCGGCGGGCAGGAGTTCGTCGATCTTGAGAACGACGCGCTGGAAGACGTCGGCGACGTCGATCTGGTTTTCGATGTCATCGGCGGCGACATCGGGCGGCGGTCCGCAGGCCTGATTCGGGCCGGAGGCACACTGGTGTCCGTCGTCGGGCCGCCCGAGGCGCGGCCCGCCGACGGCCTGGCGATCGACTTCGTTGTCGAGCCCGATCGCGCCCAACTGAGTGAGATCGTCCAGCGGGTCCGGGACGGACGACTGCGGACGAACATCGGCAACGTCGCGACCCTCGACGATGCCGTCGCCGCCCTCAACCCGACCGAGCGACGCAAGGGGAAGACGGTCATCCGCGTTCGTCCGTGA